From one Streptomyces mobaraensis genomic stretch:
- a CDS encoding CYTH and CHAD domain-containing protein, producing the protein MDRVRGTIAREIERKYETGDATSPVRLPDLGGAGPVARVVDRGTDVLDAVYYDTADRRLLAAGITLRRRTGGDAGWHLKLPVAPGVRDEVRAPLTDGIPRRLTALVRARTRGAPLVPLARVVSRRDVRHLLDAHGTLLADVSTDSVTAGRPAGEGPGAMAAWTEVEVELAPGADPGLLDVIEPRLREAGLRPSRAGSKLARALAGETTPEPPPPAPATGDAARVVLAHLREQAEAVVALDPAARLGTEDAVHQMRVATRRLRSALRTYGRLLDPRATDLLGAELRWLAVELGADRDREVVVERLRHHLDDLPRPLVRGPVRARLRIWSNRSRAETRRRVTAALDSERHLALLDRLDALVTDPPLRPSAVDASEKALVKAVRRDHERLAARIAHALATDPGPARDAALHEARKAAKRARYAAEAAAPALGKDAKRLAKRLKAVQTVLGDHQDSVLTRDALRLISAQAAVAGEATFTYGLLYGREEARAAEGERALAGVWERVAEPGL; encoded by the coding sequence ATGGACCGGGTCCGGGGCACGATCGCGCGGGAGATCGAGCGGAAGTACGAGACCGGTGACGCGACGTCCCCGGTGCGGCTGCCCGACCTCGGCGGGGCAGGGCCCGTCGCCCGCGTCGTCGACCGCGGGACGGACGTCCTCGACGCCGTCTACTACGACACCGCCGACCGCCGCCTCCTCGCCGCCGGCATCACCCTGCGCCGCCGCACCGGAGGCGATGCCGGATGGCACCTCAAGCTGCCCGTCGCCCCCGGGGTGCGCGACGAGGTGCGCGCCCCGCTCACGGACGGGATCCCGCGCCGCCTCACCGCCCTCGTCCGCGCCCGCACCCGGGGCGCCCCGCTCGTCCCGCTGGCCCGCGTCGTCTCGCGCCGCGACGTCCGGCACCTCCTCGACGCGCACGGCACCCTCCTCGCCGACGTGAGCACCGACTCCGTCACCGCCGGGCGGCCCGCCGGGGAGGGCCCCGGGGCGATGGCCGCCTGGACCGAGGTCGAGGTGGAACTCGCCCCCGGCGCCGACCCCGGCCTCCTCGACGTCATCGAACCTCGGCTGCGCGAGGCCGGGTTGCGTCCGTCGCGCGCCGGCAGCAAACTCGCGCGGGCCCTCGCGGGAGAGACCACCCCGGAGCCCCCGCCGCCCGCCCCCGCCACGGGCGACGCCGCCCGCGTCGTCCTCGCCCACCTCCGCGAGCAGGCCGAGGCCGTCGTCGCCCTCGACCCCGCCGCCCGCCTCGGCACCGAGGACGCCGTCCACCAGATGCGCGTCGCCACCCGGCGGCTGCGCAGCGCCCTCCGCACCTACGGCAGGCTCCTCGACCCCCGGGCCACCGACCTCCTGGGCGCCGAACTCCGCTGGCTGGCCGTCGAGTTGGGCGCGGACCGCGACCGCGAGGTGGTCGTGGAACGGCTCCGGCACCACCTCGACGACCTCCCGCGCCCCCTCGTCCGCGGCCCGGTCCGCGCCCGGCTGCGCATCTGGTCCAACCGCAGCCGCGCCGAGACCCGCCGCCGGGTCACCGCCGCCCTCGACAGCGAGCGCCACCTGGCCCTGCTGGACCGGCTCGACGCCCTCGTCACCGACCCGCCGCTGCGCCCGTCCGCCGTCGACGCCTCGGAGAAGGCGCTGGTCAAGGCGGTGCGCCGGGACCACGAGCGGCTCGCGGCCCGGATCGCGCACGCCCTCGCCACCGACCCGGGACCGGCCCGCGACGCGGCCCTCCACGAGGCCCGCAAGGCCGCCAAACGCGCCCGCTACGCGGCCGAGGCGGCGGCCCCGGCGCTCGGCAAGGACGCCAAGCGCCTCGCCAAGCGGCTCAAGGCCGTCCAGACCGTCCTCGGTGACCACCAGGACAGCGTCCTCACCCGCGACGCGCTGCGCCTGATCAGCGCCCAGGCGGCGGTGGCGGGGGAGGCGACGTTCACCTACGGGCTGTTGTACGGGCGCGAGGAGGCGCGGGCGGCGGAGGGGGAACGGGCGCTGGCGGGGGTGTGGGAGCGCGTGGCGGAGCCGGGACTGTGA
- a CDS encoding TIGR03960 family B12-binding radical SAM protein: MPVESVFPRLEALLPHVQKPIQYVGGELNSTVKNWDECDVRWALMYPDAYEVGLPNQGVMILYEVLNEREGVLAERTYSVWPDLEALMREHGVPQFTVDAHRPVKEFDLFGLSFSTELGYTNMLTALDLAGIPLDAAERTVDDPIVVAGGHAAFNPEPIADFIDCAVIGDGEQAVLEMTEIVRAWKAEGRPGGRDEVLFRLAKTGGVYVPRFYDVEYLADGRIARVVPNRSGVPWRVSKHTVMDLDEWPYPKQPLVPLAETVHERMSVEIFRGCTRGCRFCQAGMITRPVRERSITGIGEMVEKGLKATGFEEVGLLSLSSADHTEIGDIAKGLADRYEEDKIGLSLPSTRVDAFNVDLANELTRNGRRSGLTFAPEGGSERMRKVINKMVSEEDLIRTVATAYGNGWRQVKLYFMCGLPTETDEDVLQIGDMAVNVIAKGREVSGSNDIRCTVSIGGFVPKPHTPFQWAPQLSAEETDARLEKLRDKIRGDKKYGRSIGFRYHDGKPGIVEGLLSRGDRRVGAVIRAVYESGGRFDGWREHFSYDQWMKCAEETLPPQGVDVDWYTTRERTYEEVLPWDHLDSGLDKDWLWEDWQDALDETEVDDCRWTPCFDCGVCPQLDLDIQIGPTGKKLLPLSVVNK, translated from the coding sequence ATGCCTGTCGAGTCGGTCTTCCCGCGCCTGGAAGCGCTTCTCCCGCACGTCCAGAAGCCCATCCAGTACGTCGGCGGAGAGCTCAACTCCACCGTCAAGAACTGGGACGAGTGTGACGTCCGCTGGGCGCTCATGTACCCCGACGCCTACGAGGTCGGCCTGCCCAACCAGGGCGTCATGATCCTGTACGAGGTCCTCAACGAGCGCGAGGGCGTGCTCGCCGAGCGCACGTACAGCGTCTGGCCGGACCTGGAAGCGCTGATGCGCGAGCACGGCGTGCCGCAGTTCACGGTGGACGCCCACCGCCCGGTCAAGGAGTTCGACCTCTTCGGCCTCAGCTTCTCCACCGAGCTCGGCTACACCAACATGCTCACCGCGCTGGACCTGGCGGGCATCCCGCTGGACGCGGCCGAGCGCACGGTGGACGACCCGATCGTCGTCGCGGGCGGGCACGCGGCGTTCAACCCGGAGCCGATCGCCGACTTCATCGACTGCGCGGTCATCGGCGACGGCGAGCAGGCCGTCCTGGAGATGACGGAGATCGTCCGCGCCTGGAAGGCGGAGGGCCGGCCGGGCGGGCGCGACGAGGTGCTGTTCCGCCTGGCGAAGACCGGCGGCGTGTACGTCCCGCGGTTCTACGACGTCGAGTACCTGGCGGACGGCCGGATCGCCCGCGTCGTCCCCAACCGCTCCGGCGTGCCGTGGCGCGTGTCCAAGCACACCGTCATGGACCTCGACGAGTGGCCGTACCCCAAGCAGCCGCTGGTCCCGCTGGCGGAGACCGTGCACGAGCGGATGTCCGTCGAGATCTTCCGCGGCTGCACCCGCGGCTGCCGCTTCTGCCAGGCGGGCATGATCACCCGCCCGGTGCGCGAGCGCTCCATCACGGGCATCGGCGAGATGGTCGAGAAGGGCCTCAAGGCGACCGGCTTCGAGGAGGTCGGCCTGCTGTCGCTGTCCTCCGCCGACCACACCGAGATCGGTGACATCGCCAAGGGCCTCGCCGACCGCTACGAAGAGGACAAGATCGGCCTCTCGCTGCCCTCGACCCGCGTGGACGCGTTCAACGTCGACCTCGCGAACGAGCTGACCCGCAACGGCCGCCGCTCCGGTCTGACCTTCGCCCCCGAGGGCGGCTCCGAGCGCATGCGCAAGGTCATCAACAAGATGGTCTCGGAAGAGGACCTGATCCGGACCGTCGCCACCGCGTACGGCAACGGCTGGCGCCAGGTGAAGCTGTACTTCATGTGCGGCCTGCCGACCGAGACCGACGAGGACGTCCTCCAGATCGGCGACATGGCGGTCAACGTCATCGCCAAGGGCCGCGAGGTCTCCGGCTCCAACGACATCCGCTGCACGGTGTCCATCGGCGGCTTCGTGCCCAAGCCGCACACCCCGTTCCAGTGGGCGCCGCAGCTCTCCGCCGAGGAGACCGACGCCCGGCTGGAGAAGCTGCGCGACAAGATCCGCGGTGACAAGAAGTACGGCCGCTCGATCGGCTTCCGCTACCACGACGGCAAGCCCGGCATCGTCGAGGGCCTCCTCTCGCGCGGCGACCGCCGCGTCGGCGCGGTCATCCGCGCGGTCTACGAGTCCGGCGGTCGCTTCGACGGCTGGCGCGAGCACTTCAGCTACGACCAGTGGATGAAGTGCGCCGAGGAGACGCTGCCGCCGCAGGGCGTCGACGTCGACTGGTACACCACCCGCGAGCGCACCTACGAGGAGGTCCTCCCCTGGGACCACCTGGACTCCGGCCTCGACAAGGACTGGCTCTGGGAGGACTGGCAGGACGCCCTCGACGAGACCGAGGTCGACGACTGCCGCTGGACGCCGTGCTTCGACTGTGGCGTGTGTCCTCAGCTGGACCTCGACATCCAGATCGGCCCCACGGGCAAGAAACTGCTGCCGCTCTCGGTCGTCAACAAGTAG
- a CDS encoding TIGR03936 family radical SAM-associated protein, with protein MQRIRLRYTKRGRLRFTSHRDFQRAFERALRRAEVPMAYSAGFTPHPKVSYANAAPTGTGSEAEYLEIQLAEARDPALLRELLDESLPAGLDIVDAVEARTSSFADRLEGSLWELRLDGVEVADAERAVAAFLAAETVEVARRTKNGMRTFDARGAVCRLEAAAAPADRPGTGACAILRLVVRHSTPAVRPDDVLSGLRATADLAPPVPAAVTRLAQGPLDDETGTVTDPLAPDRDAATAASSPAAGAATAVGGPA; from the coding sequence GTGCAGCGCATCCGCCTCCGCTACACCAAGCGCGGCCGCCTCCGGTTCACCAGCCACCGTGACTTCCAGCGCGCCTTCGAGCGGGCGCTGCGCCGGGCCGAGGTGCCCATGGCGTATTCGGCCGGCTTCACGCCGCACCCCAAGGTGTCGTACGCCAATGCCGCCCCCACTGGCACGGGCAGTGAGGCCGAGTACCTGGAGATCCAGCTCGCCGAGGCGCGCGACCCCGCGCTGCTGCGGGAGCTGCTCGACGAGTCGCTGCCCGCCGGGCTCGACATCGTCGACGCGGTGGAGGCGCGGACGTCCTCCTTCGCCGACCGGCTGGAGGGCTCCCTCTGGGAGCTGCGGCTGGACGGGGTGGAGGTCGCCGACGCCGAGCGGGCCGTGGCGGCGTTCCTCGCGGCGGAGACCGTGGAGGTCGCGCGCCGCACCAAGAACGGGATGCGCACCTTCGACGCGCGGGGTGCCGTGTGCCGGCTCGAGGCCGCGGCCGCTCCGGCCGATAGGCCCGGTACCGGTGCCTGTGCGATACTGCGGCTGGTTGTTCGGCATTCGACACCCGCCGTTCGACCCGACGACGTCCTGTCCGGGCTCCGCGCCACGGCCGACCTGGCGCCGCCGGTCCCCGCCGCGGTGACCAGGCTGGCGCAGGGGCCGCTCGACGATGAGACCGGAACGGTGACCGATCCGCTCGCGCCCGATCGCGACGCTGCCACGGCCGCTTCATCACCGGCCGCCGGCGCGGCGACGGCAGTGGGCGGACCAGCGTAA